In Porphyrobacter sp. LM 6, one DNA window encodes the following:
- the gltX gene encoding glutamate--tRNA ligase produces MASESSTDSTGTTGGVVTRFAPSPTGYLHIGGARTALFNWLYARHHGGRVLLRIEDTDRKRSTQDAIDAIIEGLDWLGLDFDAPPLFQSDRAERHAEVAWQLLKAGHAYKCFATPEELEAMREEQRANKKPLRYDGRWRDRDPAEAPAGAPFTIRIKTANEGETTIHDRVQGAVTVKNEEIDDYIILRADGTPTYMLAVVVDDHDMGVTHVIRGDDHLNNAFRQLPIIRAMNDIEGNWPDPIYAHIPLIHGSDGAKLSKRHGALGVEAYRDEFGILPEALFNYLLRLGWGHGDREEITREEAIGLFDLDGVGKSPSRFDLKKLENLNGHYLREADDARLAALVAARIGETADEALLTRAMPVLKVRAKNVNEITEGAAFLFAKRPLAMTEKAAELLEGEARTILRSICTALAAQNDWTSEALEATTKALAEELGLGLGKLAQPMRAALTGTTTSPGIFDVLVLLGRDEALARLDAQAA; encoded by the coding sequence CCCACCGGCTATCTGCATATCGGCGGGGCGCGCACAGCGCTGTTCAACTGGCTCTACGCCCGCCACCACGGCGGACGCGTGCTGCTGCGGATCGAAGATACCGACCGCAAGCGCTCCACCCAGGATGCGATCGACGCCATCATCGAAGGGCTCGATTGGCTCGGGCTCGATTTCGATGCCCCGCCGCTGTTCCAGTCCGACCGCGCCGAACGCCATGCCGAAGTCGCGTGGCAGCTGCTCAAGGCCGGCCATGCCTACAAGTGCTTTGCCACGCCTGAAGAGCTTGAGGCCATGCGCGAGGAGCAGCGCGCGAACAAGAAGCCGCTGCGCTATGACGGGCGCTGGCGCGATCGCGATCCTGCCGAAGCGCCCGCAGGCGCGCCCTTCACCATCCGGATCAAGACGGCCAACGAAGGCGAGACCACCATACACGACCGGGTGCAGGGCGCGGTGACGGTGAAGAACGAGGAAATCGACGACTACATCATCCTGCGTGCAGACGGGACGCCGACCTATATGCTCGCGGTCGTGGTCGACGATCACGACATGGGTGTGACCCATGTGATCCGCGGCGATGATCACCTAAACAACGCCTTCCGCCAGCTGCCGATCATCCGCGCGATGAACGATATAGAGGGCAACTGGCCCGATCCAATCTACGCCCACATCCCGCTGATCCACGGATCGGACGGCGCCAAGCTGTCCAAGCGCCACGGCGCGCTGGGTGTCGAGGCCTATCGTGACGAGTTCGGCATCCTGCCCGAAGCGCTGTTCAACTATCTGCTGCGTCTGGGCTGGGGCCACGGCGACCGCGAGGAGATCACGCGCGAGGAAGCCATCGGGCTGTTCGATCTCGACGGCGTGGGCAAGAGCCCCTCGCGCTTCGACCTCAAGAAGCTCGAGAATCTCAACGGCCACTACCTGCGCGAGGCCGACGATGCGCGCCTGGCGGCACTGGTTGCGGCCCGGATCGGCGAAACGGCCGACGAAGCACTGCTCACCCGCGCCATGCCGGTACTCAAGGTGCGCGCCAAGAACGTCAATGAAATCACTGAAGGCGCGGCATTTCTGTTTGCCAAGCGCCCGCTTGCAATGACGGAGAAGGCGGCCGAGCTGCTCGAAGGCGAAGCACGCACCATCTTGCGCAGCATTTGCACCGCACTTGCAGCGCAAAACGACTGGACAAGCGAGGCACTCGAAGCCACTACGAAGGCGCTTGCGGAGGAGCTTGGATTGGGTCTCGGCAAGCTGGCGCAGCCGATGCGCGCGGCGCTGACCGGGACGACCACATCACCCGGGATTTTCGATGTTCTGGTCCTTCTGGGCCGGGACGAAGCTCTCGCTCGGCTCGACGCGCAGGCTGCGTGA